One part of the Kwoniella dendrophila CBS 6074 chromosome 5, complete sequence genome encodes these proteins:
- a CDS encoding phosphoribosylaminoimidazolesuccinocarboxamide synthase gives MAEPAFTEQVAEKASTITLSPEKEAEYERITRRLQEHTGGDIIRKVLADGEVVRAYWGTATTGRPHIAYCVPLVKIADFLTAGVHVKVLLAGELAVSNPAAWNLANLHAFLDASKSTLQTVQYRVKYYSILLKTVFTVLGVPVDKLEFVTGTSYQLKADYTLDVYKFHALTSTREAEHAGADVVKESESPLMSSLLYPGLQALDEQYLDVHFQFGGVDQRKIFMYAAHFLPRLGYAKRAHLMNAMVPGLSGGKMSASDPKSKIDFLDSPAEIKSKIKAALCPPGEVENNGVLAFIKAVLIPVQALRNEQASTKGEKAPVGEGSFVNAGAPEGTLFSITRPEKFGGDIHFSSYEDLEKAYVAEEVHPGDLKGAVTDALINLLAPIRKAFEEDKDWQEVEKLAYPDQSAAPAAAAKKEKKKDVRKSAPTEEERAALRAAKEKEKAEKAAAKATAEGHPLKPAELQKSSQAAAEAPAAAAASGSGSSSSTSCVTSTNLPKLKLLAKGKVRDIYALPGAEDQDKLLFVATDRMSAFDVIMNNGIPSKGITLTTLSLFWFDKLKHIIPNHVLNPSPSSCLDSPADAWSEFPRSLDEYRDQLEGRSMIVKKCEVVKIEAIVRGYITGSAWSEYKKSQTVHGIPMPAGLVESQKLPKPLFTPSTKADQGEHDENIHPDKVKDICGPELAEEIEKVALRLYTEASEYALERGLILADTKFEFGLLPDSTSPNKNQLILIDEVLTPDSSRYWSSAEYVEGKPQASFDKQYLRDWLIKEGLKAKEDVTLPEHVVSETRRKYEEARDRVMGLGQFA, from the exons ATGGCAGAACCAGCTTTTACCGAACAAGTAGCTGAGAAAGCTTCCACTATCACTCTTTCACcagagaaagaagctgaatacGAGCGAATTACCAGAAGATTACAGGAACATACTGGTGGAGATATTATCAGAAAGGTCTTGGCTGATGGAGAGGTTGTGAGAGCTTATTGGG GTACCGCTACTACTGGTCGAC CTCATATTGCTTATTGCGTACCACTGGTAAAGATCGCCGACTTCTTGACTGCTGGTGTACATGTAAAGGTCCTGCTTGCAGGTGAGTTAGCTGTCAGCAATCCAGCGGCATGGAATTTAGCTAAC CTCCACGCCTTCCTTGACGCTTCCAAATCCACCCTGCAAACTGTTCAATACCGAGTCAAATACTATTCCATCCTTCTTAAAACCGTCTTTACCGTACTTGGTGTACCAGTGGATAAACTTGAATTTGTGACCGGAACAAGTTACCAGCTCAAAGCTGATTACACATTAGATGTCTACAA ATTCCACGCCCTTACTTCAAcaagagaagctgaacaCGCCGGTGCCGATGTAGTAAAAGAATCCGAATCACCCTTGATGAGTAGTTTACTCTACCCTGGTCTTCAAGCTTTGGATGAACAATACTTGGATGTACATTTCCAATTCGGTGGTGTTGATCAG CGAAAAATCTTCATGTACGCTGCTCATTTCCTCCCTCGGTTAGGATACGCCAAGCGAGCACATTTGATGAATGCTATGGTACCAGGATTATCAGGTGGAAAAATGTCAGCATCTGACCCAAAGTCAAAAATCGATTTCCTTGATTCACCAGCCGAAATCAAATCTAAAATCAAAGCAGCTTTGTGTCCGCCCGGAGAAGTTGAGAATAATGGTGTTTTGGCATTCATCAAAGCAGTTTTAATACCTGTTCAAGCATTAAGAAATGAACAAGCTTCAactaaaggtgaaaaggcTCCTGTTGGGGAAGGTAGTTTTGTCAATGCTGGCGCTCCCGAAGGAACTTTATTCAGTATTACAAGACCAGAAAAATTCGGTGGTGATATTCATTTCTCAAGTTACGAAGATTTGGAAAAAGCCTatgtagctgaagaagtgCATCCAGGAGATTTGAAAGGTGCTGTAACAGATGCTTTAATCAACCTTCTAGCTCCTATAAGAAAAGCTTTTGAAGAGGACAAAGATTGGCAAGAAGTTGAGAAATTAGCTTATCCTGATCAATCTGCTGCTCCTGCTGCAGCTGCTAAGAAAGAG aaaaagaaggatgtTCGAAAGTCCGCTCCtaccgaagaagaaagagcaGCACTCCGAGCAGCtaaagaaaaggagaaagcCGAAAAAGCGGCTGCTAAAGCTACTGCTGAAGGTCATCCCTTAAAACCCGCTGAACTCCAGAAATCATCTCAAGCGGCTGCTGAAGCTCCTGCTGCTGCAGCAGCAAGCGGAAGTGGATCGTCATCATCGACATCTTGCGTCACGTCAACcaatttaccaaaattaaAACTACTtgctaaaggtaaagtaagAGATATTTATGCTCTACCTGGTgctgaagatcaagataaattactATTTGTCGCTACCGATAGAATGAGTGCTTTTGATGTCATAATGAACAAT GGTATCCCATCAAAAGGTATCACCCTTACTACCCTCTCCTTATTCTGGTTCGATAAGCTCAAACATATCATACCAAATCACGTCCTCAACCCTTCGCCATCCTCATGTCTTGATTCTCCTGCCGATGCATGGTCAGAATTCCCTAGATCATTAGATGAATACCGAGATCAACTAGAAGGCAGAAGTATGATTGTAAAGAAATGTGAAGTTGTAAAGATCGAAGCTATTGTCAGAGGGTATATAACAG GCTCTGCATGGTCAGAATACAAGAAATCACAGACTGTTCACGGTATCCCAATGCCTGCGGGATTAGTTGAATCTCaaaaattacctaaaccattgTTTACTCCATCAACGAAAGCTGATCAAGGTGAACATGATGAGAACATTCATCCTGATAAAG TCAAAGACATTTGTGGACCTGAACTTGctgaagaaatcgaaaaagTTGCTTTAAGATTATACACAGAAGCATCAGAATATGCATTAGAAAGAGGATTGATCCTAGCTGATACTAAATTCGAATTtggtttattacctgattcaacttcacctaacaagaatcaattgattctgattgatgaagttttaACACCTgattcatcaagatattgGTCTTCTgctgaatatgttgaaggtaaaccaCAAGCGTCATTTGATAAACAATATCTAAGAGATTGGTTAATAAAAGAAGGcttaaaagctaaagaagatgttactttacctgaacatGTAGTCAGTGAAACTAGAAGAAAgtatgaagaagctagagataGAGTAATGGGTCTAGGTCAATTCGCTTAA
- a CDS encoding histone chaperone ASF1 gives MVNIRNIELVNNPAKFDDPYHFRIKFEAIAPLAEDLDWRLIYVGSAKSEEFDQELDNCSVGPIPAGINAFDFQAPAPAHHLLPSIESEEILGVTVIIITASYREKEFVRVGYYVNTYYEEEEWKENPPSQVQWDKLFRNVLIEKPKVTRFQNPWDSAPQASPFDSPSTFGAGVNGNGAELPPSGGNPEMFSAPLPPPVQKAAGVTSGGGGEDVEMA, from the exons ATG GTAAACATACGGAATATCGAATTAGTGAATAACCCAGCgaaatttgatgatccatATCATTTCAGGATAAAATTTGAAGCCATTGCACCTTTAGCAGAGG ATTTGGACTGGAGATTGATATATGTTGGTTCGGCGAAATCAGAGGAATTTGATCAGGAATTGGACAATTGTTCCG TCGGACCTATACCAGCAGGTATAAATGCATTTGATTTTCAAGCACCTGCGCCAGCACATcatttattaccttcaattgaaagtgaagaaattTTAGGTGTAACAGTTATAATCATTACAGCATCATATAGAGAAAAGGAATTTGTTAGAGTTGGTTATTATGTAAATACATActatgaagaagaagaatggaaagaaaatccaccttcacaaGTTCAATGGGATAAATTATTTAGAAATGTTTTAATTGAAAAACCAAAAGTGACTAG ATTCCAAAATCCATGGGATTCAGCACCACAAGCTTCACCATTTGATTCACCTTCGActtttggtgcaggtgtCAATGGAAATGGTGCAGAACTACCTCCGTCAGGTGGTAATCCTGAGATGTTCTCCGCTCCTTTGCCTCCACCCGTGCAGAAAGCTGCTGGCGTGACGAGTGGTGGTGGCggagaagatgtagaaatgGCTTAG
- a CDS encoding N2,N2-dimethylguanosine tRNA methyltransferase translates to MSTSTSTSIPVPGSGSGPSEIPYTVPLSEGIPQGHTTHTESTTTIFLPKEGAFLNPVQHYNRDMSVAVIRSWNELRKEELETKFRNKLAKTGGVTKKKQNQQQKGKESDVNQDKEEGKDGNADEKVPKEEQPIAGPSTERKFRPPSINILEALAATGLRSIRYAKEIPNVKYVLANDLSPSACEAMRRNVTFNGVGEDSFISQRPQATSETKEEGTPIQVDKPDVKEEKPLEEKQEDGTEIKDKVGRRPGCRGRVKINEGDACAFMYSHRSPVGPCSRVDVVDLDPYGTAAPFVDAAIGCISDGGLLAITCTDLAVLAGQQYPEKCYSNYGGVNVHAEYTHEAALRLVLHSLATAAARYGRYITPLLSFSIDFYVRLFVRINTGPEQVKRVASKTGVVYTCSFCESSVAQPFGRIVERTTAKGVAREQFKTHAGPTAKNGSNCEECGGTMHLGGPLWLGPIQDPEFAKRVMRDITATEKEYKTFPRMLGMLSLAAQELPDPFFFTANRIAKSVHMSSMPLNKMLSAVLNGGYKISRSHAQAGAVKTDAPRSFIYDIMREEAKSTPIRIDKIAEGSPARVLINKPMTHKIDFTPHPEALVERTGKETFYQVNPLPNWGPAPRAKSIQVTITDNQGNTKRKIEEIENGGDLDSKKSKIVKELTSNADNVSSVEIEEKEQVNGDNTNKTAVISEEEMMNL, encoded by the exons AtgtcaacttcaacatcaacttcaatccCAGTTCCCGGTTCGGGTTCAGGTCCATCAGAAATACCTTATACAGTACCTTTATCAGAAGGAATACCTCAAGGACATACAACACATACAGAATCAACTACAACTATATTcttacctaaagaaggtgcATTCTTAAATCCTGTTCAACATTATAATAGAGATATGAGTGTTGCAGTTATAAGATCATGGAatgaattgagaaaagaagaattggaaaCTAAATTTAGAaataaattagctaaaactGGTGGTGTAACTAAAAAAAAGCAGAACCAACAGCAGAAAGGCAAAGAATCTGATGTGAATCAGGATaaggaagaagggaaag ATGGCAATGCTGATGAAAAAGTTCCAAAAGAGGAACAGCCTatagctggaccttcaaccGAG CGAAAATTCCGACCACCATCGATAAACATTCTCGAAGCATTAGCGGCTACAGGCTTACGTTCAATTCGATATGCTAAAGAGATTCCCAATGTCAA ATATGTATTGGCAAACGATTTATCACCATCAGCATGTGAAGCGATGAGAAGAAACGTTACTTTTAACGGAGTAGGAGAAGATTCTTTTATATCTCAACGACCACAAGCGACCTCGgaaaccaaagaagaaggaacaCCGATACAAGTGGATAAACCAGATgtcaaagaagagaaaccaCTAGAGGAAAAACAGGAAGATGGTActgaaattaaagataaagttgGGAGAAGACCTGGTTGTAGAGGTAGAGTAAAGATCAACGAAGGTGACGCTTG TGCATTCATGTATTCCCACCGATCACCAGTCGGCCCATGCTCTAGAGTGGATGTCGTAGATTTGGATCCTTATGGTACTGCTGCACCATTCGTTGACGCAGCTATAGGATGTATATCAGATGGGG GTTTACTTGCTATAACATGTACGGATTTAGCTGTTCTCGCAGGACAACAGTATCCAGAAAAATG TTACTCCAATTATGGAGGTGTCAATGTTCATGCTGAATACACTCATGAAGCTGCTTTAAGATTAGTTTTACATTCACTCGCAACTGCAGCAGCTagatatggaagatataTCAcacctttattatctttttcgATAGATTTCTACGTTAGGTTATTTGTTAGAATCAATACTGGCCCCGAGCAAGTTAAAAGAGTAGcaag TAAAACAGGTGTTGTGTATACATGTAGCTTCTGTGAATCGTCTGTCGCTCAGCCTTTTGGTAGGATAGTAGAAAGAACAACCGCAAAAGGAGTTGCAAGAGAGCAATTCAAAACTCATGCTGGACCCACAGCTAAAAATGGATCCAATTGTGAAGAATGTGGTGGTACGATGCAT CTCGGTGGGCCACTCTGGTTAGGACCAATTCAAGATCCAGAATTCGCCAAAAGAGTAATGAGAGATATAACGGCAACGGAGAAAGAATATAAGACTTTCCCTAGAATGTTAGGAATGTTGTCTTTAGCTGCTCAA gaattacctgatccattcttcttcaccgcTAATAGAATAGCGAAAAGTGTGCACATGTCATCTATGCCCTTGAATAAGATGCT ATCTGCTGTCCTTAATGGTGGTTACAAAATATCTCGATCACATGCACAGGCAGGAGCAGTAAAAACTGATGCACCAAGATCATTCATTTATGATATTATGagagaagaagctaaatcaactCCGATAAGAATTGACAAAATCGCTGAAGGCAGTCCGGCTAGAGTGTTGATTAATAAACCTATGAC ACATAAAATCGATTTTACTCCGCATCCTGAAGCTTTGGTAGAAAGAACAGGTAAAGAAACTTTCTATCAAGTTAATCCATTACCTAATTGGGGACCTGCTCCAAGAgcaaaatcaattcaagttaCAATAACTGATAATCAAGGTAATACTAAACGTAAAATcgaagaaattgaaaatggtggagATTTAGATagtaaaaaaagtaaaatcgtTAAAGAATTAACGAGTAATGCCGATAATGTTAGTAGTGtggaaattgaagaaaaagaacagGTCAATGGGGATAACACGAATAAAACCGCGGTTAttagtgaagaagaaatgatgaatttgtag
- a CDS encoding cytosolic Fe-S cluster assembly factor CFD1, translating to MSDPIETPVSRRLASVKNIIIVLSGKGGVGKSSSSVQLALSLLNQSPNNRVGLLDLDITGPSLPRMVGLDIPEATVHQSSLGWVPVYVDNKKRLGLMSIGFLLKDRGDSVVWRGPKKDGMIRQFLSEVRWGDLDYLIIDTPPGTSDEHISLMTHLHPLFQPTSKNPTTPNSILITTPQTTALNDTIKSLSFTKKLNLPVMGLIENMSGYICPCCNEISNLYGIQGQAKIMSENNNIDFLGKIPIDTKLVKLLDSVSKGELNVDVANVIIQDQDQQVQITNQGQRNGTSSEGIQQTKEDFPLLDKYNETESSKIWKKITDDLVEKIESRKSAIRQKLESAQV from the exons ATGTCAGATCCTATAGAAACCCCTGTATCTCGTCGATTGGCTTCAGTGAAGAATATCATAATAGTTCtatctggtaaag GTGGAGTTGGTAAATCGTCATCTTCAGTACAATTAGCATTATCCTTATTAAATCAATCTCCTAATAATCGAGttggtttattagatttagataTAACTGGACCTTCATTACCTAGAATGGTAGGATTAGATATACCTGAAGCTACAGtacatcaatcatctttaggATGGGTACCAGTTTATGTTGATAATAAAAAAAGACTAGGTTTAATGTCTATTGGATTTTTATTAAAAGATAGAGGTGATTCAGTAGTTTGGAGAGGTCCAAAAAAAGATGGTATGATTAGACAATTTTTAAGTGAAGTTAGATGGGGTGATTTAGATTATTTAATTATTGATACGCCTCCAG GTACATCAGATGAACATATATCATTAATGACACATTTACATCCATTATTTCAACCTACATCCAAAAACCCAActacaccaaattcaattttaattACAACACCACAAACAACAGCATTAAATGATACGATAAAATCACTTAGTTTTAcaaaaaaattaaatttacCTGTTATGggtttaattgaaaatatgTCAGGTTATATTTGTCCATGTTGTaatgaaatttcaaatttatatGGTATACAAGGTCAAGCTAAAATTATGtctgaaaataataatattgattttttaggtaaaattcCAATTGATACTAAATTAGTTAAATTATTAGATAGTGTTTcgaaaggtgaattaaatgttgatgttgCAAACGTTAttattcaagatcaagatcaacaagtaCAGATAACAAATCAAGGACAAAGAAATGGAACCAGTAGTGAAGGAATTCAACAAACGAAAGAGGATTTccctttattagataaatatAACGAAACTGAAAGTTCGAAAATTTGGAAAAAGATaacagatgatttagttgaaaagattgaaagtAGGAAAAGTGCTATAAGACAAAAGCTTGAATCTGCTCAAGTATAG